A stretch of Oncorhynchus gorbuscha isolate QuinsamMale2020 ecotype Even-year linkage group LG24, OgorEven_v1.0, whole genome shotgun sequence DNA encodes these proteins:
- the LOC124013366 gene encoding dCTP pyrophosphatase 1-like has protein sequence MDKAMNGDGVYGLNGETVALSEAKHINGTPSKSRIACENGEADIHAAKRNGSKKRTPSDTFSFTAEPTIEDIRRMQAEFTDERDWNQFHQPRNLLLAMVGEVGEVSELFQWRGEVTEGLPGWTDSEREHLAHELSDVLIYLVELAEKCHIDLPQAVLRKMALNRLKYPASKVHGSSMKYTEYKD, from the coding sequence ATGGACAAGGCAATGAACGGCGATGGAGTGTATGGACTGAACGGAGAGACGGTGGCCCTATCTGAAGCTAAACACATCAATGGCACTCCTAGCAAGTCAAGAATAGCTTGTGAAAACGGCGAGGCAGACATCCACGCTGCCAAGCGAAATGGATCTAAGAAAAGAACCCCATCTGATACGTTCTCCTTCACTGCCGAACCTACCATCGAAGACATACGACGGATGCAAGCGGAATTTACTGACGAGCGAGACTGGAACCAGTTCCACCAACCCCGCAACCTCCTGCTAGCTATGGTCGGAGAAGTGGGCGAGGTATCTGAGCTGTTCCAGTGGCGTGGCGAGGTGACCGAAGGACTTCCCGGCTGGACCGACTCCGAGCGCGAGCACCTGGCACATGAACTCAGCGACGTCCTCATCTACCTAGTTGAGTTGGCCGAGAAATGTCATATCGATTTACCCCAAGCAGTGCTGCGCAAAATGGCCCTAAACAGGCTGAAGTACCCAGCCAGCAAGGTGCATGGCTCGTCTATGAAGTACACCGAATACAAGGACTGA